In Methanosarcina siciliae T4/M, one genomic interval encodes:
- the proC gene encoding pyrroline-5-carboxylate reductase, whose amino-acid sequence MENQKIGFIGAGKMGSALMQGIIKAGIVTPENIGASDVYEPFLKDLQAKLGIRVSTDNAVIVRESDILVLAVKPQTLGPVLANLKSDITSEKLVISIAAGVPLSTYEDALLEGTRVVRVMPNIAATVSEAASGIAPGKNATPEDLKAALEIFSAVGTAVQVQESLMDAVTGLSGSGPAFIFPVIEAMADGAVLEGMDRKSALTLAAQTVLGAAKMALETGMHPGELKDMVTSPAGTTIQGIHALEEAGIRAAFMNAVIRASERSKELGKK is encoded by the coding sequence ATGGAAAATCAAAAAATAGGATTCATAGGGGCAGGGAAAATGGGCTCTGCCCTCATGCAGGGCATCATTAAAGCCGGAATCGTAACGCCCGAAAATATAGGGGCAAGTGATGTATACGAGCCCTTTTTGAAAGACCTGCAGGCAAAGCTGGGAATCCGGGTATCAACTGACAACGCCGTTATCGTCCGGGAATCGGATATTCTTGTTCTTGCAGTAAAGCCCCAGACCCTGGGCCCGGTGCTCGCAAACCTCAAGAGTGACATCACTTCGGAAAAACTCGTGATCTCAATTGCTGCAGGAGTACCTCTCTCCACCTACGAGGACGCTCTCCTTGAAGGCACCAGGGTCGTGCGCGTGATGCCAAACATAGCAGCCACGGTTTCTGAAGCTGCTTCAGGGATCGCCCCCGGAAAGAACGCCACTCCCGAGGATCTGAAAGCTGCCCTTGAGATCTTTTCTGCAGTCGGCACGGCAGTCCAGGTACAGGAATCTCTGATGGATGCCGTAACAGGGCTTTCGGGCAGCGGACCTGCGTTTATTTTCCCGGTTATTGAAGCAATGGCTGACGGGGCTGTCCTTGAAGGGATGGACAGGAAGAGCGCACTCACGCTTGCAGCCCAGACTGTGCTGGGAGCTGCAAAAATGGCGCTTGAAACAGGCATGCACCCGGGAGAACTCAAAGATATGGTTACATCTCCCGCCGGAACTACAATCCAGGGGATTCACGCCCTTGAAGAAGCCGGGATCCGGGCTGCTTTTATGAATGCAGTAATAAGGGCAAGTGAACGCTCAAAGGAACTCGGAAAGAAATAA
- a CDS encoding DUF167 domain-containing protein: MSFEEAIKTLDSGIIIEIEVTPGSRSLSVPSGYNEWRKRIEVKLTKNAQKGKANEQLIESLAELFGIGSSEILINSGATNSKKSLLIKGISYQQAVSVLGARLKE, encoded by the coding sequence ATGTCCTTCGAAGAGGCAATAAAAACTCTGGACTCCGGTATAATTATTGAGATTGAAGTTACCCCCGGCTCCAGGTCACTTTCCGTTCCCAGCGGCTATAATGAATGGCGAAAGAGGATTGAAGTAAAATTGACTAAAAACGCCCAGAAAGGAAAGGCAAATGAACAGCTTATTGAGAGCCTTGCCGAACTTTTCGGGATCGGCAGTTCGGAAATTCTGATAAACAGCGGAGCTACAAACAGCAAGAAGTCTTTACTGATAAAAGGAATCTCATATCAACAGGCGGTATCGGTTCTTGGTGCCCGTTTAAAGGAATGA
- a CDS encoding toprim domain-containing protein, giving the protein MTDIEIYRKRLERIEELLLELSEYSKKGAVVIVEGKRDIISMKRLGIDGNFELATHHSLFNFSERIAKLGCEVIILTDWDRRGDILATKLSEYFGNFGVKPELQIRNKLKLITQKEIKDVESLYTYVSKLRSKTGVYFDQED; this is encoded by the coding sequence GTGACTGATATTGAAATATACAGAAAAAGACTGGAAAGAATTGAAGAACTGCTCCTGGAACTTTCGGAATACTCCAAAAAGGGAGCAGTGGTTATCGTTGAAGGGAAAAGAGACATTATTTCCATGAAGCGGCTCGGCATTGATGGCAACTTTGAACTTGCAACCCACCACTCTCTTTTTAATTTTTCGGAAAGAATAGCGAAACTGGGCTGCGAAGTTATCATACTCACTGACTGGGATAGGAGAGGGGACATACTTGCCACTAAACTTTCGGAATATTTTGGAAACTTTGGGGTAAAACCTGAACTCCAGATTAGGAATAAATTGAAACTAATAACGCAAAAAGAAATTAAAGATGTTGAAAGCCTGTATACTTACGTTTCCAAACTGAGGTCAAAGACAGGTGTATATTTCGATCAGGAAGATTAG
- a CDS encoding 2,5-diamino-6-(ribosylamino)-4(3H)-pyrimidinone 5'-phosphate reductase, translating to MDRPFIFINSAMSADGKLSTKERKQVKISGKLDFERMDELRAQADAIMVGIGTVLADDPSLTVKSPERKASRKAAGKSENPVRIIVDSAARIPLNSDIFKKGEGLRVIAVSNSAPSEKIKSLEEKARVIKTGDFKVNLPELAVKLKEMGINTLMVEGGATLNWGMLSAGLVDEVYTFVGNLIIGGKTAPTFTDGEGFTEAELLGLELLSAEKIEAGVLLKWKVEGKRN from the coding sequence ATGGACAGGCCCTTTATTTTTATAAACTCCGCTATGTCAGCCGACGGTAAACTCTCAACAAAAGAGAGAAAACAGGTAAAGATTTCCGGAAAACTCGATTTTGAAAGAATGGATGAACTCCGGGCTCAGGCAGATGCAATCATGGTAGGGATAGGCACCGTACTTGCCGATGACCCCAGCCTGACGGTAAAATCTCCTGAAAGGAAAGCTTCCCGAAAAGCCGCCGGAAAAAGCGAAAATCCAGTAAGAATTATTGTTGACAGTGCCGCAAGAATTCCTCTTAATTCCGATATCTTCAAAAAAGGTGAGGGGCTCAGGGTAATTGCCGTTTCAAATTCAGCTCCCTCAGAGAAGATCAAAAGCCTGGAAGAAAAAGCTCGGGTCATTAAGACAGGAGACTTTAAAGTTAACCTTCCAGAACTTGCGGTAAAATTAAAGGAAATGGGCATAAACACCCTAATGGTCGAAGGAGGCGCGACCCTGAATTGGGGGATGCTCTCCGCAGGCCTTGTTGATGAGGTCTATACTTTCGTCGGGAACCTCATTATCGGAGGAAAAACAGCCCCTACTTTCACGGACGGGGAAGGGTTCACGGAAGCCGAACTCCTCGGACTTGAACTGCTTTCGGCTGAA
- a CDS encoding universal stress protein yields the protein MTSEFYRNIVIATDGSENTQRAISYGIEIAKLSGATVHALYVVDTSSFSSIPMSSDGGWEAMFEILKKEGQSAVSAVKQQGKAAGVEDIREIVWEGNPSAAILEFAEKNNVDLIVLGTLGKTGLDRFLMGSVAEKVVRSSTVPVMVVRSGETS from the coding sequence ATGACGAGCGAATTTTACCGGAACATAGTAATTGCAACAGACGGATCTGAGAACACCCAGAGAGCAATTTCTTACGGAATTGAGATTGCAAAACTCAGTGGAGCCACAGTTCACGCACTTTATGTAGTGGACACATCTTCTTTTTCGTCGATACCCATGAGTTCGGACGGCGGCTGGGAAGCAATGTTCGAAATCCTGAAAAAGGAGGGTCAGAGTGCAGTCTCTGCCGTCAAGCAGCAGGGAAAGGCCGCAGGGGTAGAAGACATAAGAGAAATTGTCTGGGAAGGGAACCCTAGTGCTGCGATTCTCGAGTTCGCAGAGAAAAACAATGTTGACCTGATAGTCTTGGGAACGCTTGGAAAAACCGGACTTGACCGATTCCTCATGGGAAGTGTTGCAGAAAAGGTAGTCAGAAGCTCAACTGTTCCGGTAATGGTCGTCCGGAGTGGAGAAACAAGCTGA
- a CDS encoding CBS domain-containing protein — translation MPKNIFIEDIMVRDVACATLPGSRDEVLKILKNKHISGVPVLKDSKVVGIVTRTNLLQNPEEEQLALLMTRDPITISPGSDLQTAARLLLQHGIRRLPVVDDGKLVGLVTVADLVGTIADMNIDIPIKDYVEEEVVAIYSETPLPVVARIMELSGVKAVPVLDAALELIGIISDRDVIAASVIEDSVEMSDMSAGQDDDAWTWESMRDTMSIYYSVSRIKVPNLIGSDIMIREPITATYIASVSDCARKMKRNRIDQIPIINSNRKLQGLLRDHDLLKPLIESE, via the coding sequence ATGCCAAAAAACATCTTCATAGAAGATATCATGGTAAGGGACGTCGCATGCGCGACCCTGCCAGGTTCCAGGGACGAGGTTCTTAAAATTCTTAAGAACAAACATATCTCGGGAGTTCCGGTACTCAAGGATTCCAAAGTAGTAGGAATAGTAACCCGGACAAACCTGTTACAAAACCCTGAAGAGGAACAACTGGCCCTTCTTATGACACGAGACCCGATAACCATATCCCCTGGATCGGACCTGCAGACTGCTGCACGCCTGCTTCTGCAGCACGGTATCAGAAGACTTCCGGTTGTTGATGACGGAAAACTTGTGGGGCTTGTTACGGTTGCAGACCTGGTGGGCACAATTGCGGATATGAATATCGATATTCCTATCAAGGACTATGTGGAAGAGGAAGTAGTTGCAATCTATAGCGAGACCCCGTTACCTGTTGTAGCCAGGATCATGGAACTTTCCGGGGTCAAGGCTGTGCCTGTACTTGATGCAGCTCTTGAACTCATAGGGATCATCTCGGACCGGGACGTAATCGCCGCAAGTGTTATCGAAGACAGCGTGGAAATGTCGGATATGTCCGCAGGGCAGGACGACGATGCCTGGACCTGGGAGTCCATGCGGGATACCATGAGCATCTACTACAGCGTGTCCAGGATCAAGGTCCCGAACCTGATCGGAAGCGATATCATGATCCGGGAACCAATCACAGCTACCTACATTGCATCTGTCAGCGACTGCGCAAGAAAAATGAAACGTAACAGGATCGACCAGATACCGATTATTAATTCAAACCGCAAGCTTCAGGGCCTCCTAAGAGACCACGATCTTCTTAAGCCTCTGATAGAATCGGAATAA
- the proB gene encoding glutamate 5-kinase produces the protein MTDREQFFRDVNKIVIKIGTSSITRKGCDHTKENCNIDPAFMESIAAQVYELRKQGKEVILVSSGAIGVGLNEMGIVPKPREIPIRQAAAAVGQSILMQDWSRAFSRYGMKVAQILLTYEFYSDRVTYLNLRNSISALLEYGVVPIINENDCTCTNEIEAIFGDNDKLSAMVASKIDADLLIILSDIDGLFDRNPKIHRDAKLLALVKKITPEIESYGGDPTSFKGVGGMRTKIKAAKICSMAGCYVVIANSDIEDVVMKILSGEEIGTLFLAERHIQKNRARWIILARASGTVRVDAGAKAAVLGKNSLLPAGIVDIDGTFDRGDVVKLECEGRVFAKGITDYTSEELIKIKGAQTNQIDSILGYNNYDNVIKKENIGILEEIN, from the coding sequence TTGACAGATAGAGAACAATTCTTCCGTGATGTTAATAAAATCGTTATTAAGATTGGAACTTCTTCGATAACCAGAAAGGGCTGCGACCACACAAAGGAAAACTGCAATATTGACCCGGCTTTTATGGAAAGTATCGCAGCTCAGGTCTACGAGCTTCGAAAACAGGGAAAAGAAGTAATTCTTGTAAGTTCGGGAGCAATAGGCGTGGGGCTTAACGAGATGGGCATAGTCCCCAAACCCCGTGAGATCCCTATAAGGCAGGCAGCTGCAGCTGTGGGGCAGAGCATACTGATGCAGGACTGGAGCAGGGCTTTTTCCAGATATGGGATGAAGGTAGCCCAGATCCTTCTTACCTATGAATTCTATTCCGACCGCGTAACCTACCTTAACCTGAGGAACAGCATTTCAGCCCTTCTGGAGTATGGGGTCGTCCCGATAATAAATGAAAACGATTGTACCTGTACAAACGAGATTGAAGCAATCTTCGGGGACAATGACAAGCTCTCTGCAATGGTTGCAAGCAAAATTGATGCTGACCTCCTGATCATCCTTTCAGACATTGACGGTCTCTTTGACAGGAACCCAAAAATACATCGTGACGCAAAGCTACTGGCCCTTGTAAAAAAGATCACACCTGAAATCGAGAGCTACGGAGGAGACCCCACAAGCTTCAAGGGTGTGGGAGGGATGCGGACCAAGATAAAAGCTGCAAAAATCTGCAGCATGGCAGGCTGCTATGTCGTAATCGCAAACAGTGACATAGAGGATGTGGTTATGAAGATCCTTTCCGGAGAAGAGATCGGAACGCTCTTCCTTGCAGAGAGGCATATTCAGAAAAACCGCGCTCGCTGGATAATTCTTGCCAGGGCCTCAGGGACTGTCCGGGTGGACGCCGGAGCAAAAGCTGCGGTGCTGGGAAAAAACAGCCTCCTGCCTGCAGGGATTGTGGATATTGATGGAACTTTTGACAGGGGAGACGTCGTGAAGCTCGAGTGTGAAGGCAGGGTCTTTGCAAAAGGGATCACGGATTATACTTCCGAAGAACTTATCAAAATCAAAGGAGCCCAGACAAATCAAATTGACAGTATTCTGGGCTATAACAATTATGATAATGTAATTAAGAAAGAAAATATCGGCATACTGGAAGAGATAAATTAA
- a CDS encoding amidohydrolase family protein yields the protein MYGTEQVISGTIIAGPELDPIEGYICVKNGIITEIGEEHTYSANIIAPCFVNAHTHLGDSVCKDPLMGTVSGFRIQKDLDSLVKPPDGLKHRILRETSYKTLIQYIRKSLLDIIETGTCAFADFREGGVVGLAALNKALEGLDLHSLIFGRPTEPQLPPGVVLAEIKRVLLHSDGLGISGANDLDMELLQEITTCTRVQKKLFAIHAGEKNRSDIEKALSLEPDLLIHLTHATKKDLEEVAQTGAPVVVCPRSNFVTGSGMAPIAEMLGAGIRVAAGTDNVMLNSVNMFAEMEFMSKVFSIEDRQVFKICTLNGSFVMGPDSTGSIEKGNKANLMILNGSSNNLAGIKDPISGITKRARPDDILAVLHS from the coding sequence ATGTACGGCACTGAACAGGTAATTTCCGGAACAATTATCGCAGGCCCCGAACTTGATCCTATAGAGGGATACATCTGTGTAAAAAATGGGATTATAACGGAAATTGGAGAAGAGCATACATATTCTGCAAACATAATAGCTCCCTGTTTTGTCAATGCCCATACCCATCTTGGAGATTCAGTTTGCAAAGACCCTCTTATGGGAACAGTCTCCGGTTTCCGGATCCAGAAAGACCTCGACTCCCTGGTAAAGCCACCGGACGGATTGAAACACAGAATTCTCAGGGAAACTTCTTATAAAACACTAATTCAGTACATTAGAAAGTCTCTCCTGGATATTATTGAGACCGGAACCTGTGCTTTTGCGGATTTTAGAGAAGGAGGAGTTGTAGGACTTGCAGCCCTTAATAAAGCCCTTGAAGGACTTGACCTGCATTCCCTTATATTTGGCAGACCCACAGAACCCCAGCTTCCTCCGGGAGTGGTACTTGCCGAAATAAAAAGGGTTTTATTGCACTCTGACGGGCTTGGAATTAGTGGAGCAAATGATCTCGATATGGAACTCTTGCAGGAGATTACAACCTGCACCAGGGTCCAAAAAAAACTTTTTGCAATCCACGCAGGGGAAAAGAACAGAAGTGACATTGAAAAAGCCCTGTCCCTGGAGCCTGACCTGTTGATTCATCTAACACACGCCACAAAAAAAGACCTGGAGGAAGTAGCTCAGACAGGAGCCCCAGTTGTTGTCTGTCCGAGGTCTAACTTCGTGACAGGATCAGGAATGGCGCCGATAGCTGAAATGCTTGGGGCTGGAATCCGTGTGGCAGCCGGAACAGATAATGTAATGCTGAACTCTGTAAATATGTTTGCTGAAATGGAATTTATGTCCAAGGTCTTTTCGATCGAGGATAGGCAAGTATTTAAAATTTGCACACTTAATGGTTCTTTTGTAATGGGGCCTGATTCCACGGGTTCGATCGAAAAGGGGAATAAAGCGAATTTAATGATCCTGAATGGAAGTTCAAACAATCTGGCAGGAATAAAAGATCCTATTAGTGGAATCACAAAGAGGGCAAGGCCCGACGATATATTAGCGGTACTTCATTCGTAA
- a CDS encoding DUF356 domain-containing protein: MKSFALVRADDSDKVKIALHDLERYGHIQFSATPKCIEPNYADELLVNVMGVSLRSKCNSAALVELSNHAGAAISRLKKIHPPAHIIIISPRHKMFEELAGKFQKYPEFDRTFNHQKSSQSMDMIQEKGETPNPMHKE, encoded by the coding sequence ATGAAATCATTCGCGTTAGTCCGGGCAGACGACTCGGATAAAGTAAAAATAGCATTACATGATCTAGAACGATACGGGCATATTCAATTTTCAGCGACTCCTAAATGTATAGAACCTAATTATGCTGATGAGCTTCTTGTAAATGTAATGGGCGTATCACTAAGGTCAAAATGCAACTCTGCAGCCCTTGTTGAGTTGAGTAATCACGCTGGAGCGGCTATTAGCAGGTTGAAGAAGATTCATCCTCCTGCACATATAATTATTATCAGTCCAAGGCATAAAATGTTTGAAGAGTTGGCTGGCAAATTCCAGAAATATCCTGAATTTGACAGAACCTTCAATCATCAAAAGAGTTCTCAAAGTATGGATATGATTCAGGAGAAAGGGGAAACACCCAACCCGATGCATAAAGAGTAA
- a CDS encoding glutamate-5-semialdehyde dehydrogenase: protein MAEDIETKVIKAKKASIELSGVNEEVKNRALEAMAEALDRERKAILEANSKDLEYASELKKAGKLTQALVDRLKVTDSKIDGMIAGIRDVIKLKDPVGETLSTLELDNDLILYQISCPIGLIGVIFESRPDVVPQVMSLCLKSGNATIFKGGSEARESNRTIFEILVKAIESIEVMPRGAFQLMETREEIMSLLSLDAYVDLLIPRGSNEFVKFIQDNTKIPVLGHTSGICHIYVDEFADLDTAWKVCFDSKVQYPAVCNAIETLLVNRKIAEVFLPKMAEMYIKVGVELRCDEDSYTLLAEKGLAPLSKAAEEDWGLEYNDLILSIKLVDSIKEAIDHINTFGSHHTDGIITENASRRKEFIGLVDSSSVMVNASTRFADGYRYGKGAEVGISTNKIHSRGPVGMEGLLIYKYILMGEGQIVADYAGEQAKPYTHRKLDLKFEDVD, encoded by the coding sequence ATGGCTGAAGACATTGAAACGAAAGTGATTAAGGCAAAAAAAGCTTCAATTGAGCTTTCCGGTGTAAACGAAGAGGTAAAAAACAGGGCTCTTGAAGCTATGGCAGAAGCCCTGGATAGAGAAAGAAAAGCTATCCTTGAAGCAAACTCAAAAGACCTTGAATATGCATCCGAACTGAAAAAAGCCGGGAAGCTTACCCAGGCCCTTGTAGACAGGCTCAAGGTTACAGATTCAAAGATTGACGGGATGATCGCAGGAATCAGAGATGTAATAAAGCTAAAAGACCCTGTTGGAGAAACTCTTTCCACACTCGAGCTTGACAATGATCTGATCCTCTATCAGATTAGCTGCCCCATAGGCCTGATAGGAGTGATTTTCGAATCCCGGCCTGACGTTGTGCCTCAGGTAATGTCCCTCTGTCTGAAGAGCGGAAACGCAACTATTTTCAAAGGCGGAAGTGAGGCTAGAGAGTCAAACCGCACAATTTTCGAAATTCTTGTTAAAGCCATAGAATCCATTGAGGTCATGCCTAGAGGAGCCTTCCAGCTAATGGAGACAAGAGAAGAGATCATGAGCCTTCTGAGCCTTGATGCGTATGTCGACCTCCTGATCCCCAGGGGTTCCAATGAGTTTGTCAAGTTCATCCAGGACAATACAAAAATCCCGGTCCTCGGGCACACAAGCGGGATCTGCCATATATACGTGGATGAGTTTGCAGACCTGGACACTGCCTGGAAGGTCTGTTTCGATTCCAAGGTCCAGTACCCTGCAGTCTGCAACGCCATTGAAACCCTGCTTGTAAACCGCAAAATTGCGGAAGTTTTCCTGCCGAAGATGGCAGAGATGTACATAAAAGTAGGAGTGGAACTGCGCTGTGATGAAGACAGCTATACCCTGCTTGCGGAAAAGGGACTAGCCCCACTTTCAAAGGCGGCAGAAGAGGACTGGGGCCTCGAGTATAACGACCTTATACTTTCAATAAAACTTGTAGATTCCATAAAAGAAGCAATTGACCACATAAACACCTTCGGCTCCCACCATACTGACGGAATAATCACGGAAAATGCTTCCCGGAGAAAAGAGTTCATAGGGCTTGTTGACTCCTCAAGCGTGATGGTAAATGCCTCAACCCGGTTTGCGGACGGTTACCGTTATGGAAAAGGTGCCGAAGTCGGGATCAGTACGAACAAGATCCACTCCCGTGGGCCTGTTGGTATGGAAGGGCTGCTGATTTACAAGTACATCCTTATGGGGGAAGGGCAGATCGTTGCCGATTATGCAGGAGAACAGGCAAAACCCTATACCCACAGGAAGCTTGACCTTAAGTTCGAGGATGTGGATTAA